The genomic DNA CGACACGGTGTGCGCTGAACGTGCGGTGGTATCGCCCTGTTTATTGGGTCATTGCGCACAGTGTTCGCAGGTTACTGTCCGGAGGTGAGATGCCCCTAAGCAGCAGCCTCTTGTGTCGTTGGTGAGATGGGAAGGACCATTCAGAAGATATCGTTTGGGTCACAATATCCGTCTCAGATATCGATTTCTTGAATTTAGAAATCGATATCTGACAGAATCTGCTTCGCAGTACCTAGACGGATGGTCCGCGCGCATCGCAGCACACGGGCCGTTCACCATCTCAGCGAAGGGCGCAACGATGCCTCTTCGCAGACACAGAGGAGCACACGTGAAAAATCGGATCTTCGCCGCAGTTGCAGCAGGAACCCTTGCGGTCCTCGCGCTCAGCGGATGCGTCACCCAAACGAACAACGGCAGTTCAGGACAATCGAATGCTTCAGCAGCTGAAAGCGACTACCCGACGAAGCCCATCGACCTCGTTGTCGCATGGAGCGCCGGCGGTGGTACCGATGTCCAGGCTCGTGCCCTTGTCCAAAACGCGAAAGAATACCTGGGGACAAACATCAATGTCGTCAACAAGCCGGGTTCGTCAGGTGCAATTGGCTGGGGCGAAATTGCCCACTCAACAAAGCCAGACGGCTACACCCTGACCGTGGTTTCACCAGAAATCGGCTTCATGCAGGAACAGGGACTTTACGACTTCGGACTTGAAGACTTCACCCTCATTACGATGTTCAACGAAGACCCTATGGCACTTGCGGTCAAAGCAGATGCGCCGTGGGCAAACCTTGAAGAGTTCCTCGCAGATGCCAAGGCAAACCCCGGCAAGATCACCATTGGAAACGCAGGCCCCGGACTTGCATGGGACCTCGCGACCACCGCGATTGAAGAGGCCGCCGGCGTTGAATTCACCCACGTCCCCTACGACGGCGCATCGACCGCGGTCCAGGCCATTCTCGGTGGCACACTTGACGCGATGACCTACTCAATTGGCGAGGTTCGTTCACAGGTTGAAGCCGGCGAGATGCGCGTGCTGGCAATCGCCTCCGAAGAGCAGCTTAAGGCACTTCCGAACATCCCGACCTTCAAGTCTGAAGGCCACGACATTGTCACCGGGACTTTCCGTGGAATCGCCGGACCTGCCGGCATGGATCCCGCAATGGTTAAGACCCTCAATGAAGCATTCGTCAAGATGGCGAAGGACAAGGGATTCATTGATGTCATGGAATCAAACTCCTTCGGAATCAAGGTCCTCGAAACCGATGAGTTCCAAACATTCTTCGGGAACGCAAAGGAGCTCTACTCCGAGCTGATCGAAGCGCAGAAGAAATAACGTCAACGACTGAGATGAACCACAAGGTGGTTGCCTGATGAAGGACCAATCAAGACTGATCACAGTCATAAAAAAGGGCGCGCTTGATATCTTCCTCGCGCTAGCGTTCGTCGTGCTTACGGTGCTGATTGCGATCGATGCACACGGATACAAAGCCGGGGTCGGAAACGAGCCCGGACCGGCCGCGGTACCGACGGTGCTTTCGGTGCTCTTGCTGCTGGTAGCAGGCGGAATGTTAATCCAAGTATTTCGCGGAAAATGGGAAGATCAGAACGAACCAGATGCTATCCGAAATTGGCGAGTTCTCGGTGGAATCGTACTGCTGATTCTCGTGGGGATTCTGATGCCGCTCATCGGATTCTTCGTGACCTTCTCGATCGTCCTTTTTGGATTGAGTCTTTTGTCAGGCACCACCGCATGGTGGAAATCAGCGATCTTCTCGCTGATTGTGACATGGGTAGTTCTGCTGTTGTTCTCTCGCTACCTCAACGTTCCGTTGCCGGCAAGCCCCGTCGATCTGATGCTGGGAGCATGACATGGATATTTTGACCAACATTCTTGCCGGATTTGGCGGAGTCTTCTCCGATCCGATGATTTTGGTAGGTATTGCTGGCGGTGTCTTTGGAGGCATGATCGTCGGTGCTCTGCCCGGGCTGACCGCGACGATGGCGATGGCGCTGTTCTTGCCCTTCACATTCCTCATGGAACCAAGTCTGGGCATCGCAACAATGATGGGAATTTTTGCCGGCGGTATCGCCGGCGGCTCCATCCCTGCGATTCTGCTCAACGTTCCTGGAACTCCAGCCTCTGCTGCAACCGCGCTTGACGGCTATCCCATGACCCGCAACGGACGCGCCTCGCAGAGCCTCACGATGGCAATGATCGCCTCGTGTATCGGCGGCACGATTTCCGGCCTGCTCATGGTGTTTCTGGCGCCGGTTATCGCAAAACTCGCTCTGAATTTCCAAGCTCCAGAATTCTTCGTTCTGGCAATCTACGGTCTCACCATCATTTCTGCGGTCTCTGGTAAGTCACTGCTCAAAGGTTACGCGGCAGGACTTATCGGCCTGGTGATCGGCATCATCGGCCTCGACCCAATTTCGGGCCAGCTCCGTCTGACGTATGGCAGCAACGAACTCTACGGCGGCATCTCACTGATCCCCGTGCTCATTGGTGTTTTCGGACTGAGCCAGGTCCTCGTTATGCTCAAGGAATCCACCTCTCTCAAAGAGCACGTCAGCATCGGGAAGTTCCAATTGCCCGAAAAACAAGACATCAAGGATTCGATGCCGTCCATTCTCCGAGGCGGACTCGTTGGCTCAGCAATTGGTGCAATTCCTGGCACGGGAACCGATATTGGAGCATTCCTCTCATACTCGTTGGCCAAGCAAAGTGGCCGAGGTCGTATCCCATTCGGCAAAGGAAACCCAGTCGGTGTTGCTGCATCGGAATCTGCAAACAACGGCGTTGTTGGCGGCGCAATGATCCCGATGTTCACGCTGGGTATCCCAGGTGAAGCTGCCACCGCAGTCCTTCTCGGCGGTCTGCTCATCCAAGGATTGACCCCCGGACCCCAACTCTTCCAAGGCCCGAACGCGCACCTCGTCTACACGGTTTTCGCGAGCTTCCTCATTGCGAACATCGTGATGTTGCTTATTGGGTTGGTTGCCGCCAGACTCTTCGTCAACGTTGTGAGAATCCCGAACTCGTACCTGATTCCACTGATCACGATCCTGTGCCTGGTTGGTGCCTACTCGATCAACAACCGGCTCTTCGATGTATTTGTTGCCATTTTCTTCGGATGCTTTGGATACCTCATGGTGACACACGGATACTCGCCTTCGCCGTTGATCCTCGGCATGATTCTCGGCCCTATGGCAGAAACAAACTTCCGTCGCGCAATGACCATCGAAAACGGCAACTGGACGGTCTTCTTCACGCGCCCGGCCTCGCTGATTTTCTGGGCGTTGATTGCTGCTTCGCTGTTCTACCTGTGGCGTAATCAGAAGAAGGCGCAATCAGTCGAAACACTTGAAACACAACTGACGAAAAAAGAGGTTGAAAATGTCTGAAAACATCACTCATCTGACAGGAAATGACCCGCTGTTTGATGTCTCGGGCCGCACTGCGGTTGTGACTGGCGGCTTCGGTCAAATCGGGCAGGAATTCGTGCGGGCGCTGGCTTCTCGAGGTGCTCACGTTGCCGTCTGCTCACGCTCCGCATCCGAGGAGAGAATTGCCCAGACCTTCCCCGGTGAGTTTGCGGGAACAATCCGCTCGTACGCTCTGGATATCACCTCTAAAGAATCCATTGAAACAGCACTTGATAGCATCGAAAAGGACCTCGGCCCAATCCGTATCGTTGTCAACAATGCGGGAATCGATACTCAACCTTCCGCACCGCCAGAGGTGTCGGGACCATTTGAGGACTTCCCTGAAGAAGTATTCCGTGAGGTTGTTGAAACAAACCTCACCGGGACTTTTCTGATGTGCCAGGCAGCAGGTAAGCGGATGCGCGCCGCGGGTGTCGAAGGATCGATCATCAACGTCGGTTCCATCTACGGAATGGTTTCGCCAATCCAAGATATCTACGCCTATAAGGAAGAACAGACCGGTGTTCCTTTCATCAAGCCGGTTGCTTATTCGGCAGCAAAATCTGGAATCTATAACCTGACTCGCTACTGTGCAACGTACTGGGGTGCCAACGGAATCCGGGTGAATACCCTGACTCCGTCCGGGGTATGGCGCGATACTCAGGATGCAACATTCCAGCACAACTACACCTCACGTATCCCGATCAAGCGCATGGCTCAGGCTGACGAATACAACGGTGCCCTGCTGTTCCTCGCGTCTGATGCCTCGCGTTACATGACCGGATCGAACCTGATCGTTGACGGTGGGTGGACAGCGTGGTAACGGATCTCGCCGGACGGATCTACTCCGCCCTTGTGACCCCAATGAACGAGGACGGCGTGCTGAAACGCTCCGTGATTCCTCGCCTTATTGATTGGGAGCTGGCATCTGGTGTCGAAGGGTTTTACGTCGGTGGCACAACAGGTGAGGGGCTCTTGCTTAACGAGCGCGACCGGACCGAATTCACACGCAGTGTTGTCGATTGCGTACGTGGCCGGGTGCCCGTCATTGCGCACATCGGTGCAATTGGTACGGCCCAGACGCAAGAACTGGCACGAGGCGCAGCAGATGCGGGTGCTCAGGCTATTTCCTTGATCCCACCGATCTACTACACGCTATCGGAGAAGGGCATCGTTGAACATTACCATGCGGTTGCGTCGGCGACGGATCTTCCGGTGTTGATCTACAACATTCCTCATGCCGTTGGTTTTGAGCTTTCATCGAGCGCGGTTGATGCACTGTTTGAGAATCCGAAGATTATTGGCATCAAACACACCTCGATGAACATGTATCGGTTGGAGCGGATGACGGCGTACCACCCCGAAAAGTTGATTTTTGGTGGTCTTGATGAATGTGCAATGGCCGGTTTCTCTTTGGGGACATCCGGTATTGTTTCGACATCAGCGAACTTTCAAGCAAAGCTGTTCCGTGGAATGTGGGACGCCGTTCAAGCTGGTGACATCAATGCAGCGCGCGAATATCAACGACGTGTCAATAACAACATTGACGCGTTGCTGCGTGATGATATTGTTGCGAGTACCAAAATGGTGCTTAAGTCCCAGGGTATCGACTGCGGAGGTGTTCGCGGTCCTCTTCCAAATATCCCCAATGATGCGTCCGTTCGGCTCCTGTCCGAGGTGGATGTTTCATTCCTCTAGGCGGTGATTGAACGGTGAACCCGACGATCTATGACGTGGCGAAAGCCGCAGCAGTATCGCCTGCAACAGTCTCTCGGGTTCTCAATGGCACCAAGGTGCGAGCCGACTTGGAAGAACGTGTTCGCGAGGCAACCAAGGCTCTCGGATACGTTCCCAGTCGGCTCGCCACCGCCCTACGAACTCGAAATTCCCGCTTGATCGCTCTGTGCATCCCTGATCTGTCGAATCCATTCTTTATCGCGATGGCAAGCGCCGTGCAGCGGACGGTTGTTGAAGCGGGATATTCCCTGGTTCTCTTTGAGGTCGTTCCCGGCTCTGATGAAGAGCTTCGGTGCTTTCAGACGATCATCGCCGAGCAAATGGCAGGCGTCATTACTGTTCCGTCGCACGATCCCACACGTATTCAGGGGTTGCTTCACGCCGACATCAGCGTCG from Schaalia sp. ZJ405 includes the following:
- a CDS encoding SDR family oxidoreductase, which gives rise to MSENITHLTGNDPLFDVSGRTAVVTGGFGQIGQEFVRALASRGAHVAVCSRSASEERIAQTFPGEFAGTIRSYALDITSKESIETALDSIEKDLGPIRIVVNNAGIDTQPSAPPEVSGPFEDFPEEVFREVVETNLTGTFLMCQAAGKRMRAAGVEGSIINVGSIYGMVSPIQDIYAYKEEQTGVPFIKPVAYSAAKSGIYNLTRYCATYWGANGIRVNTLTPSGVWRDTQDATFQHNYTSRIPIKRMAQADEYNGALLFLASDASRYMTGSNLIVDGGWTAW
- a CDS encoding tripartite tricarboxylate transporter TctB family protein, whose translation is MKDQSRLITVIKKGALDIFLALAFVVLTVLIAIDAHGYKAGVGNEPGPAAVPTVLSVLLLLVAGGMLIQVFRGKWEDQNEPDAIRNWRVLGGIVLLILVGILMPLIGFFVTFSIVLFGLSLLSGTTAWWKSAIFSLIVTWVVLLLFSRYLNVPLPASPVDLMLGA
- a CDS encoding dihydrodipicolinate synthase family protein, whose protein sequence is MVTDLAGRIYSALVTPMNEDGVLKRSVIPRLIDWELASGVEGFYVGGTTGEGLLLNERDRTEFTRSVVDCVRGRVPVIAHIGAIGTAQTQELARGAADAGAQAISLIPPIYYTLSEKGIVEHYHAVASATDLPVLIYNIPHAVGFELSSSAVDALFENPKIIGIKHTSMNMYRLERMTAYHPEKLIFGGLDECAMAGFSLGTSGIVSTSANFQAKLFRGMWDAVQAGDINAAREYQRRVNNNIDALLRDDIVASTKMVLKSQGIDCGGVRGPLPNIPNDASVRLLSEVDVSFL
- a CDS encoding tripartite tricarboxylate transporter permease; this translates as MDILTNILAGFGGVFSDPMILVGIAGGVFGGMIVGALPGLTATMAMALFLPFTFLMEPSLGIATMMGIFAGGIAGGSIPAILLNVPGTPASAATALDGYPMTRNGRASQSLTMAMIASCIGGTISGLLMVFLAPVIAKLALNFQAPEFFVLAIYGLTIISAVSGKSLLKGYAAGLIGLVIGIIGLDPISGQLRLTYGSNELYGGISLIPVLIGVFGLSQVLVMLKESTSLKEHVSIGKFQLPEKQDIKDSMPSILRGGLVGSAIGAIPGTGTDIGAFLSYSLAKQSGRGRIPFGKGNPVGVAASESANNGVVGGAMIPMFTLGIPGEAATAVLLGGLLIQGLTPGPQLFQGPNAHLVYTVFASFLIANIVMLLIGLVAARLFVNVVRIPNSYLIPLITILCLVGAYSINNRLFDVFVAIFFGCFGYLMVTHGYSPSPLILGMILGPMAETNFRRAMTIENGNWTVFFTRPASLIFWALIAASLFYLWRNQKKAQSVETLETQLTKKEVENV
- a CDS encoding tripartite tricarboxylate transporter substrate binding protein; translation: MKNRIFAAVAAGTLAVLALSGCVTQTNNGSSGQSNASAAESDYPTKPIDLVVAWSAGGGTDVQARALVQNAKEYLGTNINVVNKPGSSGAIGWGEIAHSTKPDGYTLTVVSPEIGFMQEQGLYDFGLEDFTLITMFNEDPMALAVKADAPWANLEEFLADAKANPGKITIGNAGPGLAWDLATTAIEEAAGVEFTHVPYDGASTAVQAILGGTLDAMTYSIGEVRSQVEAGEMRVLAIASEEQLKALPNIPTFKSEGHDIVTGTFRGIAGPAGMDPAMVKTLNEAFVKMAKDKGFIDVMESNSFGIKVLETDEFQTFFGNAKELYSELIEAQKK